Proteins encoded together in one Garra rufa unplaced genomic scaffold, GarRuf1.0 hap1_unplaced_040, whole genome shotgun sequence window:
- the LOC141315880 gene encoding integrin-linked kinase-associated serine/threonine phosphatase 2C-like isoform X1, whose protein sequence is MDLFDDLPEPTNDPGLVKDKQPDEGTEEERGEKRKRGVSSEEIEVEDEKQEEKKVCKADLAKLMGFVSARRGEREEMQDAHVLLPDLTASVNNLPSQVSRLAYFAVFDGHGGARASQFAAENLHHTLLSKFPRGDMDNLEKLVRKCLLDTFRQTDEDFLKKASSQKPAWKDGSTATCMLVVDDVLYVANLGDSRAVLCRLEQAEESGKRKCVTLALSKEHNPTIYEERMRIQRAGGTVRDGRVLGVLEVSRSIGNGQYKRCGVISTPDVRRCQLSRNDRFVLLACDGLFKVFSADEAIQFVLNILENETVEQKEGQSEEAGRFEAACQRLASEAVRRGSADNVTVILVSIEF, encoded by the exons ATGGATTTATTTGATGATCTTCCGGAGCCTACAAATGATCCAG GTCTTGTTAAAGACAAGCAGCCGGATGAGGGCACAGAGGAGGAACGAGGAGAGAAGAGGAAGAGAGGCGTCAGCTCGGAGGAGATCGAGGTGGAAGACGAGAAACAAGAGGAAAAGAAAGTTTGTAAAG CAGATCTTGCAAAGCTGATGGGGTTTGTCTCAGCGAGACGCGGTGAAAGAGAGGAGATGCAAGATGCACATGTTCTGCTTCCAGACCTGACAGCCAGCGTCAACAACCTCCCCTCACAAGT TTCCCGGCTTGCATACTTCGCTGTGTTTGATGGTCACGGTGGAGCTCGAGCGTCACAGTTTGCTGCTGAGAATCTCCATCACACACTGCTCAGCAAATTTCCTAGAG GTGACATGGACAATTTGGAGAAGCTGGTGAGGAAGTGTCTGCTGGACACCTTCCGTCAGACGGATGAGGATTTTTTGAAAAAAGCCTCTAGCCA GAAGCCTGCGTGGAAGGACGGCTCCACGGCCACATGTATGCTGGTGGTTGATGATGTTCTATATGTGGCAAACCTGGGAGATAGTAGA GCAGTGCTGTGTCGTTTGGAGCAGGCTGAGGAATCTGGAAAGAGGAAATGTGTAACTCTGGCTCTTAGTAAGGAACACAACCCCACCATATATGAGGAGCGCATGAGGATTCAGAGAGCGGGCGGCACAgtcag GGACGGCCGTGTGCTGGGAGTGCTGGAAGTGTCTCGTTCCATCGGTAATGGTCAGTATAAACGCTGTGGTGTGATTTCTACTCCAGACGTGCGGCGCTGTCAACTCAGTCGAAATGACAG GTTTGTTCTCTTGGCATGTGATGGGCTTTTTAAAGTGTTTTCTGCAGACGAGGCCATTCAGTTCGTCCTCAACATTCTAGAG aatgagACCGTTGAGCAGAAGGAGGGGCAGAGTGAGGAGGCGGGGCGATTTGAGGCTGCTTGTCAGCGATTGGCCAGTGAGGCAGTGAGGCGGGGCAGTGCAGACAATGTCACTGTCATTCTCGTCTCTATTGAGTTCTGA
- the LOC141315880 gene encoding integrin-linked kinase-associated serine/threonine phosphatase 2C-like isoform X2: MDLFDDLPEPTNDPGLVKDKQPDEGTEEERGEKRKRGVSSEEIEVEDEKQEEKKVCKDLAKLMGFVSARRGEREEMQDAHVLLPDLTASVNNLPSQVSRLAYFAVFDGHGGARASQFAAENLHHTLLSKFPRGDMDNLEKLVRKCLLDTFRQTDEDFLKKASSQKPAWKDGSTATCMLVVDDVLYVANLGDSRAVLCRLEQAEESGKRKCVTLALSKEHNPTIYEERMRIQRAGGTVRDGRVLGVLEVSRSIGNGQYKRCGVISTPDVRRCQLSRNDRFVLLACDGLFKVFSADEAIQFVLNILENETVEQKEGQSEEAGRFEAACQRLASEAVRRGSADNVTVILVSIEF, encoded by the exons ATGGATTTATTTGATGATCTTCCGGAGCCTACAAATGATCCAG GTCTTGTTAAAGACAAGCAGCCGGATGAGGGCACAGAGGAGGAACGAGGAGAGAAGAGGAAGAGAGGCGTCAGCTCGGAGGAGATCGAGGTGGAAGACGAGAAACAAGAGGAAAAGAAAGTTTGTAAAG ATCTTGCAAAGCTGATGGGGTTTGTCTCAGCGAGACGCGGTGAAAGAGAGGAGATGCAAGATGCACATGTTCTGCTTCCAGACCTGACAGCCAGCGTCAACAACCTCCCCTCACAAGT TTCCCGGCTTGCATACTTCGCTGTGTTTGATGGTCACGGTGGAGCTCGAGCGTCACAGTTTGCTGCTGAGAATCTCCATCACACACTGCTCAGCAAATTTCCTAGAG GTGACATGGACAATTTGGAGAAGCTGGTGAGGAAGTGTCTGCTGGACACCTTCCGTCAGACGGATGAGGATTTTTTGAAAAAAGCCTCTAGCCA GAAGCCTGCGTGGAAGGACGGCTCCACGGCCACATGTATGCTGGTGGTTGATGATGTTCTATATGTGGCAAACCTGGGAGATAGTAGA GCAGTGCTGTGTCGTTTGGAGCAGGCTGAGGAATCTGGAAAGAGGAAATGTGTAACTCTGGCTCTTAGTAAGGAACACAACCCCACCATATATGAGGAGCGCATGAGGATTCAGAGAGCGGGCGGCACAgtcag GGACGGCCGTGTGCTGGGAGTGCTGGAAGTGTCTCGTTCCATCGGTAATGGTCAGTATAAACGCTGTGGTGTGATTTCTACTCCAGACGTGCGGCGCTGTCAACTCAGTCGAAATGACAG GTTTGTTCTCTTGGCATGTGATGGGCTTTTTAAAGTGTTTTCTGCAGACGAGGCCATTCAGTTCGTCCTCAACATTCTAGAG aatgagACCGTTGAGCAGAAGGAGGGGCAGAGTGAGGAGGCGGGGCGATTTGAGGCTGCTTGTCAGCGATTGGCCAGTGAGGCAGTGAGGCGGGGCAGTGCAGACAATGTCACTGTCATTCTCGTCTCTATTGAGTTCTGA
- the LOC141315880 gene encoding integrin-linked kinase-associated serine/threonine phosphatase 2C-like isoform X3, whose protein sequence is MGFVSARRGEREEMQDAHVLLPDLTASVNNLPSQVSRLAYFAVFDGHGGARASQFAAENLHHTLLSKFPRGDMDNLEKLVRKCLLDTFRQTDEDFLKKASSQKPAWKDGSTATCMLVVDDVLYVANLGDSRAVLCRLEQAEESGKRKCVTLALSKEHNPTIYEERMRIQRAGGTVRDGRVLGVLEVSRSIGNGQYKRCGVISTPDVRRCQLSRNDRFVLLACDGLFKVFSADEAIQFVLNILENETVEQKEGQSEEAGRFEAACQRLASEAVRRGSADNVTVILVSIEF, encoded by the exons ATGGGGTTTGTCTCAGCGAGACGCGGTGAAAGAGAGGAGATGCAAGATGCACATGTTCTGCTTCCAGACCTGACAGCCAGCGTCAACAACCTCCCCTCACAAGT TTCCCGGCTTGCATACTTCGCTGTGTTTGATGGTCACGGTGGAGCTCGAGCGTCACAGTTTGCTGCTGAGAATCTCCATCACACACTGCTCAGCAAATTTCCTAGAG GTGACATGGACAATTTGGAGAAGCTGGTGAGGAAGTGTCTGCTGGACACCTTCCGTCAGACGGATGAGGATTTTTTGAAAAAAGCCTCTAGCCA GAAGCCTGCGTGGAAGGACGGCTCCACGGCCACATGTATGCTGGTGGTTGATGATGTTCTATATGTGGCAAACCTGGGAGATAGTAGA GCAGTGCTGTGTCGTTTGGAGCAGGCTGAGGAATCTGGAAAGAGGAAATGTGTAACTCTGGCTCTTAGTAAGGAACACAACCCCACCATATATGAGGAGCGCATGAGGATTCAGAGAGCGGGCGGCACAgtcag GGACGGCCGTGTGCTGGGAGTGCTGGAAGTGTCTCGTTCCATCGGTAATGGTCAGTATAAACGCTGTGGTGTGATTTCTACTCCAGACGTGCGGCGCTGTCAACTCAGTCGAAATGACAG GTTTGTTCTCTTGGCATGTGATGGGCTTTTTAAAGTGTTTTCTGCAGACGAGGCCATTCAGTTCGTCCTCAACATTCTAGAG aatgagACCGTTGAGCAGAAGGAGGGGCAGAGTGAGGAGGCGGGGCGATTTGAGGCTGCTTGTCAGCGATTGGCCAGTGAGGCAGTGAGGCGGGGCAGTGCAGACAATGTCACTGTCATTCTCGTCTCTATTGAGTTCTGA